CTGCTATTATCAGTCAAAATTAGTTGATATAGATATTTTCACGAAGTGATAAATTAGCAAAAAAAGCTAGCCACACTTAGAACTAAGCAAACGAGTATTTATTTAGCTACACTCAAAGACAATTGCCATAAAATAGATAATTTTATCTAACTCTGGAAATCCAAGCTAGAGTATTTCTATCTGCTGATTACAACATAATCGTCGTCGCTTCATTCTCATCTAATAGAGATGAGCAACCATATTGAGTAATCTGCGAAAAATCAGCCAAGGAATCCTCTTTAGTTATGATCTGACTAGATGAATAAAAAACCGCCTTGACCACCCCTCCAAACAAAATTCGATCGCCATTCACTAGAGTATGTCTTTGAACACGGCTGCCATTGACAAAAACACCATTAAAGCTCGATTTGCCTTCAACCACCCCATCAATCAGTTCATATTGATAAGTTCCTTGACTTAAATCAGATATCTTCTCCACAGTGGCATGGATACGGGAAATCATATCATTGGCTACAACAATATCACTGGATGAATCTCGACCAATGGTGTACTTCCAGTTCATTAATGTGACTATTTTTTTAGGCTTTGTGTTAATAACAAGATAATGATGCTGCTTGAAGTGATGTGTTTGTTGATACATACTATTTCTGTATATGCATATCAAATACCTAAGATCTTTCTTGAGATACTTAATATAATTGTTGTTCTATTACAATAATTTCTAGGGATATTGAACGTGATTTATATCACATTTCCCCGCAAAAACTCTTAAGCCACCAAATATAGTCAGACCTCGCTTAAAAATAATTAATTTTATATTCGTTGTTAGAACTTAAAAAATTACTTAGACTAAAATCGTCAATTCAATATCTACAGAAATCCACCCAATTCTGGCCAAATCATAGTCAGAATTGAGCATGGTAACACTTAAGATAAACTGGCTTAAAAAATAACCCTGCATAGCTGCATTAACCTTGGCAGTTCATAAAGGAATCAATGTAACCCACAAATGCCAATCAAGAGACATGTCTGTCAATTATGGGCAGATTATCGTTGGGATTCTGACACCATACGTAAAATTTAGCTTTGGTCACTGGCTGTTGGAGGATCAGGCACTTCAGGAGGCGGTACCTTTTGCAGATAAGGTTCAATGGGCACCACAGTTGTCATTTTGTTGAGAATGGCCTCAATTTCGCTCAGATATTCACATTGAAATCGATCCTGGGTAGATAGAACCCGCCGCAGAGCATCCACCACAATCTTCTCGCAAGCTTCTGCAGTTAACCCCATATCACTCTGATGCCCAACTATAAAGTGATGTAAGAAATATGCGTATCCTCCCGTCATTAATCCCTGTAGCAGCGTATTTTCTTGCCTGAGGGCTTCTAGTTCTTGTTCAAGATTTTCCATAGTACTTGGTGAGGGAAGGAGACAATTGACATCATGGTCCAATCCAAATTCTTTCATGAAAGCTGCTATGGATACCAGTATTAGTCCTTAGACATGCTGGTGATTGAGGATCTCAGGCCAAAATTGTGTTGCTTGTGTCAGTTCTGATTACGATAGATAAGGCATGACGAATGGAATAAAAGATGATCAAACGTTGGTTTGCGATCGCACTATTATCTCTAATCACTTGGCTAGGCCCCATCAGCATGGCCGCTCAAGCTCAAGACCTGGCCAAGGCCACCTTTGCGGGTGGTTGTTTCTGGTGTATGGAGAAGCCTTTCGATGTGATCGATGGCGTTGTTTCCACCACATCAGGGTATACCGGGGGCAAAAAAATGAATCCTACCTATAAAGAGGTATCGTCCGGGAAAACGGGTCATGCGGAATCCGTACAGGTGGAATATGACCCCAGCAAAGTCAGCTATGAAACCCTGCTAGAGACATTTTGGACCAATGTTGATCCCTTGGATGCCGGGGGACAATTTTGCGATCGCGGCGACCAATACCGCACCAATATCTTCTACCATTCAGACGAGCAAAAAGCTCTCGCCGAAAAATCTAAGGCTGAAATAGATAGCTCTGGTAAATTTGCGACGCCCATCGTCACGGAAATTGTCGGTGCAGAAACCTTTTATCCTGCAGAAGACTATCACCAAAACTATTATCAAACCAATTCCAACTGGTACCGCTTTTATCGATACAGCTGTGGCCGAGATCAGCGGCTCACTAAACTCTGGGGAGAAGATAACAGCTAATCCAAATTCCCCTATCGAGGCAAGCTAGACATCGGCAGTCAGCCCGAGAAATTCAGATAATCGTGCATAGGTTGTATCGATCACTCTATCGATCTCACTCCGTCTTTCCACGAAAGTGAAGGAAGCTGTTTCACTCGACTTCTGGATAATACTCACTCGAATATGCGAGTAAATATTTTTACCAATCGGAAACCAACCAGATTTTTCTACCTGAATCACTTCGCACCTAGCAATATCCTGCAATCTGCCTTCTAC
The genomic region above belongs to Acaryochloris sp. CCMEE 5410 and contains:
- the msrA gene encoding peptide-methionine (S)-S-oxide reductase MsrA, which translates into the protein MIKRWFAIALLSLITWLGPISMAAQAQDLAKATFAGGCFWCMEKPFDVIDGVVSTTSGYTGGKKMNPTYKEVSSGKTGHAESVQVEYDPSKVSYETLLETFWTNVDPLDAGGQFCDRGDQYRTNIFYHSDEQKALAEKSKAEIDSSGKFATPIVTEIVGAETFYPAEDYHQNYYQTNSNWYRFYRYSCGRDQRLTKLWGEDNS
- a CDS encoding FHA domain-containing protein; this encodes MYQQTHHFKQHHYLVINTKPKKIVTLMNWKYTIGRDSSSDIVVANDMISRIHATVEKISDLSQGTYQYELIDGVVEGKSSFNGVFVNGSRVQRHTLVNGDRILFGGVVKAVFYSSSQIITKEDSLADFSQITQYGCSSLLDENEATTIML